CTCTATAAGATAACGGGCTTCTGTAAGCCGCTTAACCTGTAGCCAATGCCGGGGAGACATATCAAATATCTTTCGAAAGTCACGTTTGAATCCTGCAAGACTTCTTCCAGTAAGCTGGGCAAATTTTTCAACAGGGATATTAAAGTGAAAATTATTAAGCATAAATTTTTCCAGGTCCATTTTATACGGCTCAGAAAAATCAAACAGGAATCTCTTGAGTTCAGGCATCGTATGAAGGAGTAGCAGTACTGCCTCCTTTACCTTCAAAATGCCTACGGCATTGGTTATCTTTTCTTCCGAATGGCGTATATAAGGAATCACGGATTGGAAAAAGGAATGCAGAAAATCATTCCCTGAAATAGAAATATTAGAAGGCCCGGTATATTTCTCCTTTATTTCTATTTGCTCTTCCAGCGCGATCTGCCTGAGCAGATCTTCATACAGACAAATAATGAT
This Chitinophaga sancti DNA region includes the following protein-coding sequences:
- a CDS encoding AraC family transcriptional regulator; this translates as MNHTTLVLQVSGHFGMETATERFSIGAGEMLLIRRNQLGELTKTPLNGEAYQTIIICLYEDLLRQIALEEQIEIKEKYTGPSNISISGNDFLHSFFQSVIPYIRHSEEKITNAVGILKVKEAVLLLLHTMPELKRFLFDFSEPYKMDLEKFMLNNFHFNIPVEKFAQLTGRSLAGFKRDFRKIFDMSPRHWLQVKRLTEARYLIEKKNRKPSEIYIELGFENLSHFSRSFKKQFGKSPTA